The Arachis duranensis cultivar V14167 chromosome 2, aradu.V14167.gnm2.J7QH, whole genome shotgun sequence genome has a window encoding:
- the LOC107475148 gene encoding selT-like protein encodes MDRTQILLVGLPIFLFFSDVFNLFSPPPPSKPTSHHHPPSTQPNNPQTTTHIQEPLLEFPTQKQSGIGPIGVGNTVNIDFCTSCSYKGNALTVKNMLEAEFPGINVVLANYPAPLPKRLLSKVVPVVQLGLIITISAGEQIFPRLGITPPAWYYSLRANRFGSMASIWLLGNFLQSFLQSSGAFEVYCNGDLIFSKLQQKRFPGEIELRDLVSRRIANPLYVNGI; translated from the exons ATGGATCGAACCCAAATTCTCCTTGTTGGGTTACcaatcttcttgttcttctcaGATGTTTTCAACCTCTTCTCTCCTCCACCGCCTTCTAAACCAACATCACATCACCATCCCCCTTCAACTCAACCTAATAACCCTCAAACCACCACCCATATTCAGGAACCCCTCCTCGAATTCCCTACCCAg AAACAGAGTGGTATTGGCCCAATTGGTGTTGGCAACACTGTAAACATTGACTTCTGCACTTCATGTTCCTACAA GGGAAATGCATTAACGGTTAAGAACATGTTGGAGGCAGAGTTCCCTGGGATCAATGTTGTTTTGGCTAACTATCCCGCTCCACTTCCAAAGCGACTTCTCAGCAAAGTAGTACCGGTGGTGCAACTCGGACTTATTATAACAATATCTGCAGGAGAGCAGATATTCCCGAGGTTGGGAATAACTCCTCCGGCATGGTATTATTCTTTGCGTGCCAACAGGTTTGGAAGCATGGCAAGCATTTGGCTTCTCGGGAACTTCCTTCAGTCTTTCTTACAGAGTTCTGGTGCTTTCGAAGTATATTGCAATGGTGACTTG ATTTTCTCCAAGCTGCAGCAGAAGAGGTTCCCTGGTGAAATTGAGTTGAGGGACCTTGTTAGCAGAAGAATAGCGAATCCACTATACGTCAACGGTATTTAA
- the LOC110278252 gene encoding zinc finger BED domain-containing protein RICESLEEPER 2-like: MHCCLVGIAACWLIGYCSVYSDYEVLFCLVYCWFIAYLLLIIKFYSVLFIAGYCLFISGYCLFIADYQVLFYFVYYCLLVVIACLLVVIACLLLVQIINLKSVFSQPNQNVCLTIDCWSSVQNLNYLCLIAHYIDANWKLQKRILNFCAIKDHKGETIGRKIERCLLSWGISRVFSITVDNASSNDVALSYLKNRMEDWNSHPLRGEFLHEARILEKGTVHLDVPIRWNSTFLMLESALKFQKTFKRLGERDSEFAMMAGGIPRSEDWENARHFVKFLKIFYEVTNKVSGSTFVTSSQHFNDFCKILSTLKHWMGSLDTVLSSMAEKMKSKYDKYWGNIKNTNMMIFIAVVLDPRSTRQDPPEISTQELEAHETSFAMEFEKKMQFNESVNKNEVELYLMEALKKSGVQFDILNWWKVNSTKFPILGGIARDVLAMLVFTVASKSTFSTGGRVLNNYRSSLTPMIAEALICTQNWLRNSPKLVLEELIEELENLELEVAPTRDLNEEDSGVESH; this comes from the exons ATGCATTGTTGCCTTGTTGGTATTGCTGCTTGCTGGTTAATTGGTTATTGTTCAGTTTATTCAG ATTATGAAGTTTTGTTCTGTTTGGTTTATTGCTGGTTCATTGCTTATTTATTGCTG ATTATCAAGTTTTATTCTGTTTTGTTTATTGCTGgttattgcttgtttatttcTGGTTATTGCTTGTTTATTGCTG ATTATCAAGTTTTGTTCTATTTTGTTTATTACTGTTTATTGGTGGTTATTGCTTGTTTATTGGTGGTTATTGCTTGTTTATTGCTTGTTCAGATTATCAA TTTGAAGTCTGTTTTCTCTCAACCAAATCAAAATGTTTGTTTGACAATTGATTGTTGGTCATCTGTGCAAAACTTAAACTATCTTTGCCTTATTGCTCATTACATTGATGCTAATTGGAAgttgcaaaaaagaatattgaaTTTTTGTGCTATCAAGGATCACAAGGGAGAAACAATTGGTAGGAAGATTGAGAGATGTTTGTTGAGCTGGGGGATATCCCGGGTTTTTTCTATCACTGTTGATAATGCTAGTTCAAATGATGTTGCACTTTCTTACTTGAAAAATAGAATGGAGGATTGGAACTCACATCCATTAAGGGGAGAGTTTTTACAT GAAGCTAGAATTCTAGAAAAAGGCACTGTCCATTTAGATGTTCCTATCAGGTGGAACTCTACCTTTTTAATGCTTGAAAGTGCTTTGAAGTTTCAAAAGACATTTAAACGTTTGGGGGAGAGAGATTCTGAGTTTGCTATGATGGCTGGTGGGATTCCTAGGTCTGAGGATTGGGAGAATGCAAGGCATTTTGtcaagtttttaaaaatattttatgaggtTACTAACAAAGTTTCTGGTTCAACGTTTGTGACATCTTCTCAACACTTTAATGACTTTTGTAAAATATTGTCTACACTTAAGCATTGGATGGGAAGCTTAGATACGGTACTTTCAAGCATGGCTGAGAAAATGAAGTCCAAGTATGATAAGTATTGGGGAAATATAAAGAACACAAACATGATGATTTTCATTGCAGTTGTTCTTGATCCTAG GTCTACTCGGCAAGATCCTCCTGAAATTAGCACACAAGAGCTTGAGGCACATGAAACTTCTTTTGCTATGGAATTTGAGAAGAAAATGCAATTCAATGAGAGTGTTAACAAGAATGAGGTGGAGTTATATCTTATGGAGGCATTAAAGAAGAGTGGCGTGCAATTTGACATTCTAAATTGGTGGAAAGTGAATTCCACTAAATTTCCAATTCTTGGGGGGATTGCAAGAGACGTCTTAGCCATGCTAGTTTTCACAGTTGCTTCAAAATCGACATTTAGTACTGGAGGAAGGGTGTTGAATAATTATAGGAGTTCTCTAACTCCGATGATAGCTGAAGCGTTAATTTGTACCCAAAATTGGCTCCGAAACTCTCCAAAACTTGTCCTTGAGGAACTCATCGAGGAATTGGAGAATTTAGAATTAG aagTTGCACCCACTCGTGATCTTAATGAAGAAGATTCTGGTGTTGAGTCTCATTAA